In a single window of the Elusimicrobiaceae bacterium genome:
- the infC gene encoding translation initiation factor IF-3, producing MNNYPTHNKGARPPRKNHQIRISPIRVVDENGGMLGILPVDEAIQMAESKGLDLVEIAPEGKPPVCKIMNYSKHLYNEEKKKREARKKQKATTIKEIKFRPRIATHDLETKMSHMEALFHKYDKVRLTIEFRGRENQHKDIGRKLLEELVSRYDDMAAPDNGIQMLGNKLSVVFNSKIKEEDSDA from the coding sequence ATGAATAATTACCCGACGCACAATAAAGGGGCAAGGCCCCCCAGAAAGAACCATCAGATCCGCATTTCGCCGATAAGGGTGGTGGACGAGAACGGAGGGATGCTCGGCATTCTGCCGGTTGACGAAGCGATCCAGATGGCCGAAAGCAAAGGGCTTGACCTGGTGGAAATCGCGCCGGAAGGCAAACCGCCTGTCTGCAAGATAATGAATTATTCAAAGCATCTCTATAACGAGGAGAAGAAGAAACGGGAAGCGCGCAAGAAACAGAAAGCGACCACGATCAAGGAAATCAAATTCCGTCCGCGGATCGCCACGCATGACCTGGAAACGAAGATGTCGCACATGGAAGCTCTTTTCCACAAATACGACAAAGTGCGCCTCACTATTGAATTTCGCGGCCGGGAAAACCAGCATAAGGATATCGGCCGGAAACTGCTGGAAGAGCTTGTTTCGCGGTACGACGACATGGCCGCGCCCGACAACGGGATCCAGATGCTGGGCAACAAGCTTTCGGTAGTGTTCAACTCAAAAATCAAGGAAGAAGACAGCGATGCCTAA
- the rpmI gene encoding 50S ribosomal protein L35: MPKIRSHSGAKKRFSKTASGKWKHRKAGLRHLLTPMSAKRGRNLRQANVLENTASESKVLNLYLPYK; the protein is encoded by the coding sequence ATGCCTAAAATAAGAAGCCACAGCGGAGCAAAGAAACGGTTCAGCAAAACCGCGTCCGGCAAATGGAAACACAGAAAAGCCGGGCTCAGACACCTGCTCACACCGATGTCAGCGAAACGGGGCCGCAACCTCAGACAGGCCAACGTGCTCGAGAACACCGCGTCGGAAAGCAAAGTGCTGAATCTGTACCTTCCCTATAAGTAA
- the rplT gene encoding 50S ribosomal protein L20 codes for MRIKFSVPRHARKKKLLKLARGYYADKRTRLRMAIQQLNKSGVHAFTSRKDKKGDYRQLWIARINAAVREHEMNYSRFINGMKKAGIELNRKMLAEMAVKDPGSFSRLVELAKKS; via the coding sequence ATGAGAATCAAATTCAGCGTACCAAGACACGCGAGAAAGAAAAAGCTCTTGAAACTTGCCAGAGGCTATTACGCCGACAAACGAACCAGGCTGAGAATGGCTATCCAGCAGCTCAACAAGTCTGGCGTGCATGCGTTCACCAGCCGCAAGGACAAGAAAGGCGATTACCGCCAGTTGTGGATCGCCCGGATCAACGCGGCGGTTCGTGAGCACGAAATGAACTATTCCCGCTTTATTAACGGAATGAAGAAAGCCGGTATCGAACTGAACCGCAAGATGCTTGCTGAAATGGCGGTAAAAGATCCCGGTTCATTCTCCCGGCTGGTTGAACTCGCCAAAAAGTCCTGA
- the pheS gene encoding phenylalanine--tRNA ligase subunit alpha — MNRGDWETKCSAIREHYQNAIGQADAPDALEDMQIRCLGRKGELTELLKSLKDLSLEDKKILGPLGNSLKEELSALFDGRKAALLRAETDARLARETLDVTLPGYPMPDGRLHPLTVAMRRMAELLGGMGFSWAEGPHIEDEFYNFDALNTPAHHPSRDQHDTIYVKTGKGPRLLMRTHTSPIQVRYMRAHKPPIRAFAPGRAVRNDAIDASHSPVFHQIEGLYVDRNVNMADLKFTLTTFMHGLFGPGAEIRFRPSYFSFVEPGVEVDVKCVFCKPGQHCPVCKSTGWLEMLGAGMVHPNVLKAGGIDPAQWRGFAFGMGIERLAMLMYGIDDIRTFYENDIRMLKQF; from the coding sequence ATGAACCGCGGGGACTGGGAAACAAAGTGCTCCGCCATAAGGGAGCATTACCAAAACGCAATCGGCCAGGCTGACGCACCCGACGCGCTTGAGGACATGCAGATCAGGTGTCTGGGCCGCAAAGGCGAGCTGACCGAGCTGCTTAAATCCCTGAAAGACCTTTCCCTGGAGGACAAGAAAATTCTTGGTCCTCTAGGGAATTCTTTAAAGGAGGAGCTTTCCGCGCTGTTTGACGGGCGGAAAGCCGCGTTGCTGCGCGCGGAGACGGACGCCAGGCTCGCGCGGGAAACACTGGACGTGACTCTGCCGGGCTACCCGATGCCGGACGGCAGGCTTCACCCGCTGACCGTTGCGATGCGGCGCATGGCGGAGCTGCTGGGCGGGATGGGTTTTTCGTGGGCGGAAGGCCCGCACATAGAGGACGAGTTTTATAATTTCGACGCGCTTAACACACCCGCGCACCACCCGTCGCGCGACCAGCACGACACGATTTATGTAAAAACCGGGAAAGGCCCGCGCCTGCTCATGCGCACACACACCTCGCCGATCCAGGTGCGGTATATGCGTGCGCACAAACCGCCGATCCGCGCGTTCGCTCCGGGCCGGGCGGTCCGCAACGACGCGATTGACGCAAGCCACTCGCCCGTGTTTCACCAGATCGAAGGCCTGTATGTCGATAGAAACGTCAATATGGCGGACCTGAAATTCACGCTCACAACCTTCATGCACGGATTGTTCGGGCCTGGCGCGGAGATCCGGTTCAGACCGAGTTATTTCTCGTTCGTCGAACCGGGCGTCGAGGTTGACGTCAAATGCGTATTCTGCAAACCGGGGCAGCACTGCCCGGTCTGCAAATCCACCGGCTGGCTGGAAATGCTCGGCGCGGGCATGGTGCACCCCAACGTGCTCAAAGCGGGCGGAATTGACCCGGCGCAGTGGCGCGGTTTCGCATTCGGCATGGGCATCGAGCGGCTCGCCATGCTAATGTACGGGATAGACGATATCCGCACATTCTACGAAAACGATATTCGGATGTTAAAACAGTTCTAA